Genomic segment of Halostella limicola:
CACCGCGGGCGACGTGCAGGAGGGGGTCCCCTTCATCGGCGCGGGGCCGGGCGACCCCGGCCTGCTCACCGTCACCGGGAAGGAACTCGTCGAGGGCGCGGATCTGGTCGTCCACGCCGGGTCGCTGGTCAACAGCGAACTGCTGGACGAGTACTGCGACGACGCCGAACTGGTCAACTCCGTCGGCAAGGACCTCGAAGAGCTGATACCGCTGATGCGGGACGCCTACGAGGACGGCCGCGACGTGGTGCGCCTCCACAGCGGCGACCCCGCCATCTACGGCGCGGCGCTGGAGCAGATGGACGCGCTGGAACACGAGGGCGTCCCGACGTACTTCGTCCCCGGCGTCACCTCGGCGTTCGCCGCGAGCGCCACCCTGCGGACGCAGCTCACGTTGAACGAGACGGCGAACCACGTCGCCTTCACCCGCCCGCAGGGGAAGACGCTCGACCCCGAGGACGACCACATCGCGGAGTTCGCCGAGATGGGCGACGTGACGACGTGCATCTACCTCGGCACGCACGCCGTCGCGGACAC
This window contains:
- a CDS encoding cobalt-precorrin-4/precorrin-4 C(11)-methyltransferase encodes the protein MTSEGSEDGAPAESSEEQTGSSATREDGAPAESSDRAGRGTTREDATDPQAAIDEASERRQRERDPRVYEHTAGDVQEGVPFIGAGPGDPGLLTVTGKELVEGADLVVHAGSLVNSELLDEYCDDAELVNSVGKDLEELIPLMRDAYEDGRDVVRLHSGDPAIYGAALEQMDALEHEGVPTYFVPGVTSAFAASATLRTQLTLNETANHVAFTRPQGKTLDPEDDHIAEFAEMGDVTTCIYLGTHAVADTMDRLLDDGVDPDTPVTVVYHASWPDEDIVEGTVATIGDRLEDAGYRASAMVIIGQAGTGAGYERSYLYGDWANRGPNDGETEADD